The following proteins are co-located in the Engraulis encrasicolus isolate BLACKSEA-1 chromosome 2, IST_EnEncr_1.0, whole genome shotgun sequence genome:
- the si:dkey-110g7.8 gene encoding GTPase IMAP family member 8: MAGSYTEPKLHTRRLLLIGGPGTGKSSSVNTILGKQVFPAEEVTLETSACQGEVLGCMVTVVDTPGLALGGGLGGGGEGDGERDASSPTQGDRWHLSSGMLLSSPGPHAILVVLSVSQTLTESHRKALEAHLEGLGKGVWKFTMVLFTGCDALKEGECLESHIIEGGKPLQHLVEKCGNRYHSLDNTCPSERGQVKELLVKVEEVVEQNQGWYLEVGRSCVLLSQYRARSRQLWNVALGAERIVMESWNLPEPMYISPPRELRMILLGWKGAGKSMAGNTILGFQGFDVGKQTEFSLRRQSQVSGRQLTVVDTPGWDWWSVRQTSKQVRRESFRAQELLHPGPHALLLVLPLVSSLTARKRNTLEDHMEKIFGSHWFQYTMVLFTCGDWLRCQGYSIEEHIHSAGKEMVRLLETCGNFYHVLDGLNLDTGHRQVPELINKIEEIVTHNTTEPYLFVNLDGDRESVDQSETMECGTCSLL; this comes from the exons ATGGCTGGTTCGTACACTG AACCAAAGTTGCACACCCGCCGCCTACTGCTGATAGGGGGTCCGGGGACAGGCAAAAGCTCTTCAGTCAACACCATCCTGGGCAAGCAGGTGTTCCCAGCGGAGGAAGTGACACTTGAGACCAGCGCCTGTCAAGGGGAAGTGCTGGGCTGCATGGTGACGGTGGTGGATACACCTGGGCTGGCACTGGGAGGAggtttaggaggaggaggagagggggatggagagagggatgccaGCAGTCCTACTCAGGGCGACCGGTGGCATCTGAGTTCGGGGATGCTGCTCAGCTCTCCTGGGCCTCACGCCATCCTGGTGGTGCTGTCTGTGTCGCAGACCCTCACCGAAAGCCACCGGAAAGCTCTAGAAGCTCACCTGGAGGGGCTTGGCAAAG GTGTGTGGAAGTTTACCATGGTGCTTTTCACCGGCTGCGATGCGTTGAAAGAGGGAGAGTGTCTGGAGAGCCACATCATCGAGGGAGGGAAGCCTCTGCAGCACCTGgtggagaaatgtgggaacag GTATCACAGCTTGGACAACACGTGCCCCAGCGAGCGGGGCCAGGTGAAGGAGCTGctggtgaaggtggaggaggtggtggaacaGAACCAGGGCTGGTACCTGGAGGTGGGCCGCTCCTGCGTTCTACTGAGCCAGTACCGAGCACGGAGCAGGCAGCTGTGGAATGTGGCCCTGGGGGCCGAGAGGATTGTGATGGAGTCTTGGAACCTCCCGGAGCCCATGTATATATCGCCCCCCAGAG AGCTGCGTATGATTCTGCTGGGTTGGAAGGGTGCGGGGAAGAGCATGGCAGGGAACACTATCCTAGGCTTCCAGGGTTTCGACGTGGGAAAGCAGACGGAGTTCAGCCTCCGCAGACAATCTCAG GTGTCAGGGCGGCAGCTGACGGTGGTGGACACTCCTGGGTGGGACTGGTGGTCGGTGAGGCAGACGTCTAAACAG GTGCGGCGCGAGTCCTTCAGGGCCCAGGAGCTGCTCCACCCGGGCCCCCATGCCCTGCTTTTGGTTCTCCCCCTGGTCTCCTCCCTTACCGCACGCAAGAGGAACACCCTTGAAGACCACATGGAGAAGATCTTTGGCAGCCACTG GTTCCAGTACACCATGGTGCTGTTCACGTGTGGCGACTGGCTGCGTTGCCAGGGTTACTCCATAGAGGAGCACATCCACAGCGCTGGGAAGGAGATGGTGCGGCTGCTGGAGACCTGTGGCAACTTCTACCATGTCCTGGACGGCCTCAACCTGGACACGGGACACAGACAGGTGCCCGAACTCATCAACAAGATAGAGGAGATCGTCACGCACAACACCACCGAGCCTTACCTGTTTGTTAACC TTGACGGTGATCGGGAGTCAGTGGACCAGTCAGAGACGATGGAATGTGGCACGTGTAGCCTCCTATGA
- the adsl gene encoding adenylosuccinate lyase gives MDASADEFMKYRSPLVSRYASKEMAYNFSDRKKFTTWRKLWIFLAKAEKALGLPITDAQVSEMESHADDIDFAMAAEEEKRLRHDVMAHVHTFAHCCPAAAPIIHLGATSCYVGDNTDLIMLRDGFDILLPKLARVIDRLAAFAEKYAHLPTLGFTHYQPAQLTTVGKRACLWLQDLTMDMRNLQRARDDVRFRGVKGTTGTQASFLQLFQGEHDKVEDLDRMVTEMAGFKKSYLVTGQTYSRKVDIDSLTVLASLGASVHKICTDIRLLANLKEIEEPFEKEQIGSSAMPYKRNPMRSERCCSLSRHLMALVSDPLQTAAVQWLERTLDDSANRRISLPESFLTADIILSTLQNITEGLVVYPKVIERHIRHELPFMATENIIMAMVKAGGNRQDCHEKIRVLSQQAAAVVKQEGGDNDLLARVRADAYFTPILGELDALLDPKTFIGRAPQQVTRFLSEEVHPLLEPYKSKMDIKIELEL, from the exons ATGGATGCCTCTGCAGACGAGTTTATGAAATATCGGTCGCCACTGGTGTCACGATATGCCAGCAAGGAAATGGCTTACAACTTCAGTGACAGGAAGAAATTCACTACCTGGAGGAAGCTGTGGATATTCCTCGCCAAAGCTGAAAAG gctTTGGGTCTGCCCATCACGGATGCCCAGGTGTCTGAGATGGAGAGTCATGCGGATGACATCGACTTCGCGATGGCCGCCGAGGAGGAGAAGCGCCTGCGTCACGACGTCATGGCGCACGTCCACACCTTCGCCCACTGCTGCCCCGCCGCCGCCCCCATCATACACCTGGGAGCCACTTCCTGTTACGTTGGGGACAACACA GACCTCATCATGCTCAGAGACGGTTTTGACATCCTACTGCCCAAG CTGGCTCGTGTAATTGATCGTCTTGCCGCCTTTGCTGAGAAATACGCCCATCTCCCCACGCTCGGCTTCACCCACTACCA gccTGCCCAGCTGACGACGGTTGGTAAGCGTGCGTGCCTGTGGCTGCAGGACCTGACCATGGACATGCGCAACCTGCAGCGTGCCCGTGATGACGTGCGCTTCCGCGGGGTGAAGGGCACCACGGGTACCCAGGCCAGCTTCCTGCAGCTGTTCCAGGGAGAACATGACaag GTGGAGGATCTGGACAGAATGGTGACAGAGATGGCTGGCTTTAAAAA gTCGTACCTGGTGACTGGCCAGACCTACAGCCGTAAGGTGGATATAGACTCCCTCACCGTGCTGGCCAGCCTGGGGGCCTCCGTCCACAAG ATTTGCACAGACATCCGCCTGCTGGCCAACCTGAAGGAGATCGAGGAGCCTTTCGAGAAGGAGCAGATCG GCTCCAGTGCGATGCCTTATAAGCGTAACCCCATGCGGTCGGAGCGCTGCTGTAGCCTGTCTCGCCACCTGATGGCACTGGTGTCGGACCCCCTGCAGACGGCCGCCGTGCAGTGGCTGGAGAGAACGCTGGACGACAGCGCCAACAG gcggaTCTCTCTGCCAGAGTCTTTCCTCACAGCTGATATCATCCTCAGCACACTGCAGAACATCACTGAGGGCCTGGTGGTCTACCCCAAg GTGATTGAGAGGCACATCCGCCATGAGCTGCCCTTCATGGCTACTGAGAACATTATCATGGCCATGGTCAAAGCTGGAGGCAACCGACAG GACTGCCATGAGAAGATCCGAGTGCTGTCTCAgcaggcggcggcggtggtgaaGCAGGAGGGGGGTGATAACGACCTGCTGGCGCGGGTTCGAGCTGACGCCTACTTCACACCCATACTGGGAGAGCTGGACGCCCTGCTGGACCCAAAGACATTCATCGGACGCGCACcccaacag GTGACCCGGTTCCTGTCAGAAGAAGTCCACCCCCTTCTGGAACCCTACAAGAGCAAGATGGACATCAAGATCGAACTGgaactctaa